A genomic stretch from Leptodactylus fuscus isolate aLepFus1 chromosome 10, aLepFus1.hap2, whole genome shotgun sequence includes:
- the SNCG gene encoding gamma-synuclein, which produces MDVFKKGFSMAKEGVVAAAEKTKQGVTEAAEKTKEGVMYVGAKTKEGVVHSVNTVAEKTKEQANVVGGAVVTGVNQVATKTVEGAENVVTSAGVVKKEDFAHPEEAGAAEEPFMEASEATEQVGDAEN; this is translated from the exons ATGGATGTCTTCAAGAAAGGTTTCTCCATGGCTAAAGAAGGTGTGGTGGCTGCTGCAGAGAAAACCAAGCAGGGCGTGACGGAGGCTGCAGAGAAGACCAAAGAGGGGGTCATGTATGTGG GTGCCAAAACTAAGGAAGGTGTGGTGCACAGTGTCAATACAG TTGCTGAAAAAACCAAAGAACAGGCCAATGTGGTGGGAGGAGCAGTGGTCACCGGCGTCAACCAAGTGGCAACCAAGACTGTAGAAGGAGCAGAAAACGTCGTCACTTCAGCTGGCGTTGTAAAAAAG gaggACTTTGCACACCCAGAAGAAGCCGGTGCTGCAGAAGAGCCGTTTATGGAGGCCTCAGAAGCCACTGAGCAG GTCGGTGACGCAGAGAATTAG